Proteins found in one Planctomycetes bacterium MalM25 genomic segment:
- the bamA gene encoding Outer membrane protein assembly factor BamA precursor has protein sequence MPHAVNAELKTTPAPNRLCRLALVAALLAAPGAASAQSMGNPNDPFGSPAARPAPPAGLAPKRQATKGLSEFATEELVADIQVRGNRTVPASRITHQMQTRVGRPYDPRALAADIKKLASLPYFVTVRPLHRSTEAGRVIVLEVVERRALRYVEYLGNEKVKDKKLAEATGLDVGGAVDPYAVEEGKKKIEAFYREQGYGRAYVEILEGQKASDQGVVYSVNEGSKEKIWAVEFEGNRFASDGQLKTKIRSKPGIARIFGGKLNRETLDADVQALTAYYRSFGFFRARVGRSVELNDAGTWATVRFAINEGQRYQVRNVTLNGVELFQPGSVREGLELDGGQVFEQAKMQKDVQWLRDLYGSRGYVFADIQPQNVFLEEPGKIDLVYNIAEGEQWRVGAVNIDIVGEAAHTRIQTAMNRLSLAPGDILDTRKLRDSERRIGAASIFNTNPSLGPVPKIGYTPDRESKRRLAERAKEKEEGRDGVFRGQSPSPEAHTAYKPPAQDYPASTYQVQQSQGASPESALFTSGTAYATPPAPQNQVASPTTYPIAGSGYPNPPTYPTAPPTYSNAPAAAPAYPNAPAAAPAYPNAQYGGSSVAPTGPGTAPIGQSGAPVQPIGATPVSTGVAPTQYSQGYSNQQLAPPTYGQPSPPPPSYAPSNGVQPGYPTAAESTYGYGPIGAGPPPVPVNTQVFPTQVYAPTPVPPPNDPFYADLNLDLAETQTGRFMIGAAVNSDAGVVGQISLDERNFDWRRFPRSFQDFYDGTAFRGGGQRFRLEAAPGTEVQRYLASWQEPYLFDSPISLSLSGSYFDRRYDDWDENRLGGRVGLGYQWVDRDLSASVTYRGENVEISNIETSAALIQEYADVQGDNSLHGFGLRLVTDKRDNPFLATDGYYLSLALEQVVGSHSYGRAEIDARTYLLLRERPDHTGRHVLTFQNRTGFTGADTPIYDRFYAGGFSTMRGFDFRGASPKILDREVGGDFMFINTLEYMFPITADDMINGVVFVDHGTVNEDITFDNYRVAPGLGLRVTVPAMGPAPIALDFAWPIAGPGTDEERVFTFNVGFQR, from the coding sequence ATGCCCCACGCCGTGAACGCCGAGTTGAAAACCACGCCTGCCCCAAACCGCCTGTGCCGATTGGCGCTCGTCGCCGCGTTGCTCGCCGCGCCGGGTGCGGCGTCGGCGCAGAGCATGGGGAACCCGAACGACCCGTTCGGTTCGCCGGCGGCGCGCCCCGCTCCGCCCGCGGGCCTGGCGCCCAAGCGGCAGGCCACCAAGGGGCTCAGCGAGTTCGCCACGGAGGAGCTGGTCGCCGACATCCAAGTGCGCGGCAACCGGACGGTGCCCGCGTCGCGCATCACGCACCAGATGCAGACCCGCGTCGGCCGGCCCTACGACCCCCGGGCGCTGGCCGCCGATATCAAGAAGCTCGCCTCACTGCCGTACTTCGTAACGGTCCGCCCGTTGCATCGCTCGACCGAGGCGGGTCGGGTGATCGTGCTGGAGGTCGTCGAACGCCGCGCCTTGCGGTACGTGGAGTACCTCGGCAACGAGAAGGTCAAAGACAAGAAGCTCGCCGAAGCGACCGGGCTCGACGTCGGCGGGGCGGTTGATCCGTACGCCGTTGAAGAGGGCAAGAAGAAGATCGAAGCCTTCTACCGCGAGCAGGGCTACGGCCGGGCGTACGTCGAGATCCTCGAGGGACAGAAGGCGTCCGACCAGGGCGTTGTGTACAGCGTCAACGAAGGGTCGAAAGAGAAGATCTGGGCGGTCGAGTTCGAGGGGAACCGCTTCGCCTCGGACGGCCAGCTCAAGACCAAGATCCGATCGAAGCCCGGCATCGCTCGGATCTTCGGCGGCAAACTGAACCGCGAGACGCTCGACGCCGACGTGCAGGCGCTGACGGCCTACTACCGTTCGTTCGGGTTCTTCCGAGCCAGGGTGGGACGCTCGGTCGAGCTGAACGACGCCGGCACCTGGGCGACGGTGCGCTTCGCCATCAACGAGGGGCAGCGTTATCAGGTCCGCAACGTGACGCTCAACGGGGTCGAGCTTTTCCAACCCGGCTCGGTCCGCGAGGGCCTCGAGCTGGACGGCGGCCAAGTCTTCGAGCAAGCGAAGATGCAGAAGGACGTCCAGTGGCTCCGCGACCTGTACGGCAGCCGTGGCTACGTGTTCGCCGACATCCAGCCGCAGAACGTCTTCCTCGAAGAGCCCGGGAAGATCGATCTGGTTTACAACATCGCCGAGGGCGAGCAGTGGCGTGTCGGGGCGGTGAACATCGATATCGTGGGCGAGGCGGCTCACACGCGCATCCAGACCGCGATGAACCGCCTGTCGCTGGCGCCGGGGGACATCCTCGACACCCGCAAGCTCCGCGACAGCGAGCGGCGGATCGGCGCCGCCTCGATCTTCAACACGAACCCGTCGCTCGGCCCGGTGCCCAAGATCGGCTATACGCCCGATCGCGAGTCGAAGCGTCGGCTCGCCGAGCGGGCGAAAGAAAAAGAAGAGGGACGCGACGGCGTGTTCCGCGGGCAGAGCCCCTCGCCTGAGGCGCACACGGCTTACAAGCCCCCCGCGCAGGACTACCCTGCGTCGACCTACCAAGTGCAGCAATCCCAAGGGGCCTCGCCCGAGAGCGCCCTGTTCACCAGCGGCACGGCCTACGCGACGCCCCCCGCGCCGCAGAACCAAGTCGCCTCGCCGACGACGTACCCGATCGCCGGCTCGGGTTACCCGAATCCGCCCACCTATCCGACCGCCCCACCGACCTACTCGAACGCCCCGGCCGCCGCGCCGGCCTATCCGAATGCCCCGGCCGCCGCGCCGGCCTATCCGAATGCTCAGTACGGCGGTTCGTCGGTCGCTCCGACCGGCCCGGGGACGGCGCCGATCGGCCAGTCCGGCGCGCCGGTGCAGCCGATCGGTGCGACTCCCGTGTCGACCGGCGTGGCCCCGACGCAGTACTCGCAAGGCTACAGCAACCAGCAGCTCGCCCCGCCGACCTACGGTCAGCCGAGCCCGCCGCCACCGTCCTACGCGCCGTCGAACGGCGTGCAGCCGGGGTACCCGACCGCGGCCGAGTCGACCTACGGCTACGGGCCGATCGGCGCCGGGCCTCCCCCCGTGCCGGTGAACACCCAGGTCTTCCCGACACAGGTGTACGCTCCGACGCCGGTGCCGCCACCGAATGACCCGTTCTATGCCGACCTGAATCTCGATCTGGCGGAGACCCAGACCGGCCGGTTCATGATCGGCGCCGCGGTCAACTCGGACGCGGGCGTGGTCGGTCAGATCAGCCTCGACGAGCGCAACTTCGACTGGCGACGGTTCCCCCGCAGCTTCCAGGACTTCTACGACGGCACCGCCTTCCGCGGCGGTGGCCAGCGTTTCCGCTTGGAGGCCGCGCCCGGCACCGAGGTGCAGCGTTACCTCGCGAGCTGGCAGGAGCCCTACCTCTTCGACTCGCCGATCAGCCTGAGCCTGTCGGGCTCCTACTTCGACCGGCGTTACGACGACTGGGACGAGAACCGCCTCGGCGGGCGCGTCGGCCTGGGCTATCAGTGGGTCGACCGCGACCTCTCCGCTTCGGTCACGTACCGGGGGGAGAATGTTGAGATCTCGAACATCGAGACCTCGGCCGCTCTCATCCAGGAGTACGCCGACGTTCAGGGCGACAACTCCTTGCACGGATTCGGCCTGAGGCTCGTAACCGATAAGCGAGACAACCCCTTCCTGGCGACCGACGGGTACTACCTGTCACTCGCTTTGGAGCAGGTGGTCGGCTCCCATTCCTACGGTCGCGCGGAGATCGACGCCCGCACCTACTTGTTGCTGCGAGAGCGCCCCGACCACACGGGCCGACACGTGCTGACCTTCCAGAACCGGACCGGCTTCACCGGCGCGGACACGCCGATCTACGACCGCTTCTACGCGGGTGGTTTCTCGACCATGCGTGGTTTCGATTTCCGCGGCGCTTCGCCGAAAATCTTGGACCGCGAAGTGGGCGGCGACTTCATGTTCATCAACACGCTCGAGTACATGTTCCCGATCACCGCCGACGACATGATCAACGGCGTCGTGTTCGTGGATCACGGCACGGTGAACGAAGACATCACGTTCGACAACTACCGGGTCGCCCCGGGCCTTGGCCTGCGGGTCACGGTCCCCGCGATGGGCCCGGCTCCGATCGCCCTCGACTTCGCCTGGCCGATCGCC
- the ssb gene encoding Single-stranded DNA-binding protein codes for MASYNRVVLVGNLTRDPELRYIPSGTAVSEIGLAVNDRVKKGDQWVDETTFVDVTLWARTAEVANQYLSKGSSVLVEGRLKLDQWEKDGQKRSKLRVVADKMQMLGGRGEGGGGGGGARGPARAPARQESYDEYGAPPADNYSAPSAPPEDDIPF; via the coding sequence ATGGCCAGCTACAACCGCGTTGTGCTCGTTGGCAACCTGACACGCGACCCCGAGCTCCGGTACATCCCGAGCGGCACGGCGGTCTCGGAGATCGGGCTGGCGGTCAACGATCGGGTCAAGAAGGGGGACCAGTGGGTCGATGAGACGACTTTCGTCGATGTCACGCTCTGGGCCCGCACCGCGGAGGTCGCCAACCAGTACCTGAGCAAGGGCTCTTCGGTCCTGGTTGAGGGGCGTCTGAAACTCGACCAATGGGAGAAGGACGGCCAGAAACGGTCGAAGCTCCGCGTGGTCGCCGACAAGATGCAGATGCTCGGCGGTCGTGGCGAGGGCGGCGGCGGTGGAGGCGGCGCCCGCGGGCCCGCCCGCGCTCCGGCACGCCAGGAGAGCTACGACGAGTACGGCGCCCCCCCGGCGGACAACTACTCCGCCCCGTCCGCGCCGCCCGAAGACGACATCCCGTTCTGA
- the blaR1 gene encoding Regulatory protein BlaR1: MLHSLSNLAFTQFGQVTLLILLVGLAHRLLADRSPRLTLCLWSLVIIKGLTPPVFSSPVGLFSWLQAPAVSHDRAGETLLALDLAPSTGWPGGLVSGLMIAWAIGSTLALGWTLLQKHRLGTRLERDALDADNPLTVYTNTLAQRYGLRKPSRVVVSQDDYGPAVVGVRKPTMVFPASLLRDRDPAVLRPVLLHELVHLTRRDTWGAALGAAARIVWWFHPAVWWATRQAEKLVERCVDLRVTRDLETSLHAYGRGLVRVLEMRASLQTDNGSVGLRPCQITTERLEFLQRVDERNPYGHAQPSRWAGFARVAVITCLAAVLLPALPTDALLPKCEPGPATADEIVARAIAKPTLTP, from the coding sequence GTGCTACACAGCCTCAGCAACTTGGCGTTCACGCAGTTCGGGCAAGTGACCCTGCTGATCCTCCTGGTCGGCTTGGCCCACCGCCTGCTGGCGGACCGTTCGCCCAGGCTGACGCTTTGCCTCTGGTCGCTGGTGATCATCAAGGGGCTCACCCCGCCGGTCTTCTCCTCGCCGGTTGGCCTGTTCAGCTGGCTGCAAGCGCCGGCCGTGAGCCACGACCGGGCGGGGGAGACACTGCTCGCCTTGGATCTCGCGCCATCGACCGGCTGGCCCGGCGGTCTCGTGTCGGGGCTGATGATCGCTTGGGCGATCGGCTCCACCTTGGCGCTCGGCTGGACCCTGCTGCAGAAACACCGGCTCGGGACACGCTTGGAACGGGATGCGTTGGACGCCGACAACCCGCTCACCGTTTACACCAACACACTCGCCCAGCGCTACGGGCTGCGAAAGCCGTCGCGTGTCGTCGTTTCGCAGGACGACTACGGCCCCGCCGTGGTCGGCGTGCGGAAGCCGACGATGGTCTTCCCGGCGTCGCTGCTACGCGATCGCGACCCCGCGGTGCTACGACCCGTGCTGCTGCACGAGCTGGTGCACCTCACGCGGCGCGACACTTGGGGCGCCGCACTCGGCGCCGCCGCCCGGATCGTTTGGTGGTTCCACCCGGCCGTCTGGTGGGCGACACGCCAAGCGGAGAAGCTCGTCGAACGCTGCGTCGATCTGCGAGTCACCCGCGACCTGGAGACCAGCCTGCACGCCTACGGCCGCGGATTGGTCCGAGTGCTCGAGATGCGAGCCAGCCTGCAAACCGACAACGGATCCGTAGGTCTGCGTCCTTGCCAAATCACAACCGAACGCCTTGAGTTTCTGCAGCGCGTCGATGAGCGGAACCCTTACGGACACGCGCAGCCTTCCCGATGGGCCGGCTTCGCCCGCGTCGCGGTGATCACCTGCCTGGCGGCGGTGCTGCTGCCCGCGTTGCCGACCGACGCCCTGCTTCCCAAATGCGAACCCGGCCCGGCGACGGCCGATGAAATCGTCGCCCGAGCGATTGCCAAGCCCACACTCACCCCGTGA
- the rplI gene encoding 50S ribosomal protein L9: MATTKQKKLKRNPTRAKRMPRGENGGVELLLIQSVEHLGKQGEVVEVKAGYALNYLVPEGLATIATDHHKRMVEKHRAKLEDIERQRQSELRKYAAEIAKQSVTIEAKATEEGHLYGSVGAPEIIDALKKQNITLAAEQIKLEGVLKELGLYTVKIRFSSEVEGELKVWVVPAVGDE, from the coding sequence ATGGCCACGACCAAGCAAAAGAAGCTCAAGCGAAACCCGACCCGCGCCAAGCGGATGCCGCGCGGCGAGAACGGCGGCGTCGAGTTGCTGCTGATCCAGTCGGTCGAGCACCTCGGCAAGCAGGGCGAGGTGGTCGAGGTGAAGGCCGGTTACGCCCTGAACTACCTGGTCCCCGAGGGGCTCGCGACGATCGCGACCGACCACCACAAGCGGATGGTCGAGAAGCACCGCGCGAAGCTCGAGGACATCGAGCGTCAGCGTCAGTCGGAGCTCCGCAAGTACGCCGCCGAGATCGCCAAGCAGAGTGTCACGATCGAGGCCAAGGCGACCGAAGAGGGTCACCTCTACGGCAGCGTCGGCGCGCCGGAGATCATCGACGCCCTCAAGAAGCAGAACATCACGCTCGCCGCCGAGCAGATCAAGCTCGAGGGCGTCCTCAAGGAGCTGGGCCTCTACACCGTCAAGATCCGCTTCTCCAGCGAGGTCGAGGGCGAGCTCAAGGTGTGGGTCGTCCCCGCCGTCGGCGACGAGTAG
- the rpsF gene encoding 30S ribosomal protein S6, whose amino-acid sequence MAQNVYEGLFIFDANKFARDHEALPKAVEEMITSEGGEVVVSRLWEERRLAYAIKGQRKGAYWLIYFRQDGEKITALNRACELKSGVLRHLVLKIHPRLEEPILEHAAAGGVPTDEAVEGAEAPAEGDAPAADTPAADTPATDAAATE is encoded by the coding sequence TTGGCACAAAACGTTTACGAAGGCCTGTTCATTTTCGACGCGAACAAGTTCGCGCGCGATCACGAGGCGCTCCCCAAAGCGGTCGAAGAGATGATCACGTCCGAAGGGGGCGAGGTCGTCGTGAGCCGGCTGTGGGAAGAGCGCCGCTTGGCGTACGCCATCAAGGGCCAACGCAAGGGCGCCTACTGGCTGATCTACTTCCGCCAGGATGGCGAGAAGATCACCGCGCTGAACCGCGCTTGCGAGCTCAAGAGCGGCGTGCTGCGGCACTTGGTGTTGAAGATCCACCCGCGTCTCGAGGAGCCGATCCTCGAGCACGCCGCCGCCGGTGGCGTGCCGACCGACGAGGCGGTGGAGGGGGCCGAGGCCCCCGCCGAGGGCGATGCCCCGGCCGCCGACACGCCGGCCGCCGACACGCCCGCAACGGACGCCGCCGCGACCGAATGA
- the rplY gene encoding 50S ribosomal protein L25: MSDTLQATRRDATGSRASRKLRAEGIVPAVLYGHKEEPQSLGLQAKELRKALAHKAKVIELAGDASGQAVVQAIQWDTFHRHLLHIDLLRVSKGEKVHVTVPLEIKGDAAGANEGGVVSMVVDHLELEAAPASIPEVLHIDVTELHLGGNLTAGQISDLPEGATLLTDESTVVITCVPPAGAPKLDGVAEEAGAPEVIGEKKEEDDE, translated from the coding sequence ATGTCGGATACGCTTCAAGCGACCCGTCGCGATGCGACCGGGTCCCGCGCGAGCCGCAAGCTTCGCGCCGAGGGGATCGTCCCCGCCGTGCTGTACGGCCACAAAGAAGAGCCGCAGAGCCTTGGTCTGCAGGCCAAAGAGCTCCGCAAGGCGCTCGCTCACAAGGCGAAGGTCATTGAGCTTGCCGGCGACGCAAGCGGCCAGGCCGTGGTGCAGGCGATCCAGTGGGACACGTTTCACCGGCACCTCCTGCACATCGACCTGCTGCGGGTCTCCAAGGGCGAGAAGGTCCACGTGACCGTGCCGCTGGAGATCAAAGGTGACGCCGCCGGCGCCAACGAGGGGGGCGTCGTCTCGATGGTGGTCGATCACCTCGAGCTGGAAGCCGCCCCGGCGAGCATCCCCGAAGTGCTGCACATTGATGTCACCGAGCTGCACCTCGGCGGCAACCTCACGGCCGGCCAGATCAGTGACCTCCCCGAGGGCGCCACACTGCTGACCGATGAGAGCACGGTCGTCATCACCTGCGTGCCGCCCGCCGGCGCGCCGAAGCTCGACGGCGTCGCCGAAGAGGCTGGCGCCCCCGAGGTGATCGGCGAGAAGAAGGAAGAAGACGACGAGTAA
- the pth gene encoding Peptidyl-tRNA hydrolase encodes MKIVVGLGNPGKQYEATRHNVGFDTLRLLAEQHAAETPKSKFDSYVAEAMVGSQRTLLVWPQSYMNRSGTAVRLATQFYKTPLEDLLVICDDFALDVGRLRIRAKGSSGGQNGLKDVARQLGTEEYVRLRIGVGPVPGGRNAADFVLGRFASKERELVDVAIADAAAAVACWAADGVTEAMNRFNGVGS; translated from the coding sequence ATGAAGATCGTCGTCGGCCTCGGCAACCCGGGCAAACAGTACGAGGCGACACGGCACAATGTCGGGTTCGACACCCTGAGGCTCTTGGCCGAGCAACACGCGGCCGAGACCCCCAAGTCGAAGTTCGACAGCTACGTCGCCGAAGCGATGGTCGGATCGCAGCGGACGCTGCTGGTCTGGCCCCAGAGTTACATGAACCGTAGCGGGACGGCCGTCCGCCTCGCGACGCAGTTCTATAAGACGCCGCTGGAAGACCTGCTGGTGATCTGCGACGACTTCGCCCTCGATGTGGGGCGGTTGCGGATCCGGGCCAAGGGCTCTTCGGGCGGTCAGAACGGGCTGAAGGATGTGGCCCGGCAGCTAGGAACGGAAGAGTATGTCCGCTTGCGGATCGGCGTCGGGCCGGTCCCGGGGGGACGCAACGCGGCCGACTTTGTGCTCGGCCGGTTCGCCTCGAAAGAGCGGGAACTGGTCGATGTCGCAATCGCGGACGCGGCCGCCGCGGTCGCCTGCTGGGCGGCGGACGGCGTGACCGAAGCGATGAACCGATTCAACGGCGTCGGGTCGTAA
- the dnaC gene encoding Replicative DNA helicase, translating into MPQDEPSNRQDAPHRRRDGAPAGSANPLERQLPQSLEAEKAVICSLLLLPETADEVALIVRPDDFLDDANRRIYGHLMAMHDDGVAIDPLLLIQRLRDSGELEAVGGQAYLAELSDAVATAAHAEHYGQIVREKATLRGLIEASTDILREAYDSTTEPRQLLSRAEERVFGILESKGQGQVSSIRDVLFEAMERIDNRMKQDHAAGGVESGFDDFDEMTGGMHGSEMIILAARPSMGKTALAMNMVEHVAVNCQQPVLFVSLEMAALELGDRLLCSRAQVNGHRLRNGQITPEERQQLLQAAAEISTAPLYIDDSPSRTMTEIAAAARRLKRRDGLSLIAIDYLQLIEPDNSRDPRQEQVAKIARRIKGLARELDVPVLCLAQLNRQTEASRDNKPQLSNLRESGAIEQDADVVMFIHREEYYATNDEDRERVRGEADLLIRKQRNGPVGDVKLTWLHDFTRFTNRAPQQYDEFSGDGGMAPGSEEGGW; encoded by the coding sequence ATGCCGCAAGACGAACCGAGCAACCGCCAGGACGCCCCCCATCGCCGCCGCGACGGCGCGCCCGCCGGGTCGGCGAATCCGCTCGAGCGCCAGCTGCCGCAGAGCCTCGAGGCGGAGAAGGCGGTCATCTGCAGCCTGCTGTTGCTGCCCGAGACGGCCGACGAGGTCGCCCTGATCGTCCGACCGGACGACTTCCTCGACGACGCCAACCGCCGCATCTACGGCCACCTGATGGCGATGCACGACGACGGCGTCGCCATCGATCCGTTGCTGCTGATCCAGCGGTTGCGCGACTCGGGCGAGCTCGAGGCGGTCGGCGGGCAGGCCTACCTGGCCGAGCTGAGCGACGCCGTCGCCACCGCCGCGCACGCGGAGCACTACGGGCAGATCGTCCGCGAGAAGGCGACGCTCCGCGGCCTGATCGAGGCCTCGACCGACATCCTCCGCGAGGCGTACGACTCGACCACCGAGCCGAGGCAGTTGTTGAGCCGCGCCGAAGAGCGGGTCTTCGGCATCCTCGAGTCGAAGGGTCAGGGGCAGGTCTCGTCGATCCGCGACGTGCTCTTCGAGGCGATGGAGCGGATCGACAACCGCATGAAGCAAGACCACGCCGCGGGCGGGGTCGAGAGTGGCTTCGACGACTTCGACGAGATGACCGGCGGCATGCACGGCTCGGAGATGATCATCCTGGCGGCCCGCCCCTCGATGGGTAAGACCGCTCTAGCGATGAATATGGTGGAGCACGTCGCGGTGAACTGCCAGCAGCCGGTGCTGTTCGTGAGCCTCGAAATGGCGGCGTTGGAGTTGGGCGACCGGTTGCTCTGCTCGCGCGCTCAGGTGAACGGCCACCGCCTCCGCAACGGCCAGATCACGCCCGAAGAGCGCCAGCAGCTGCTGCAGGCGGCCGCCGAGATCAGCACGGCGCCGCTGTACATCGACGACTCGCCGAGCCGCACGATGACCGAGATCGCCGCCGCCGCCCGGCGGTTGAAGCGGCGTGACGGGCTGTCGCTGATTGCGATCGATTACCTCCAGCTCATCGAGCCGGACAACTCACGCGACCCCCGTCAGGAGCAGGTCGCGAAGATCGCTCGGCGGATCAAGGGACTGGCCCGCGAGCTCGACGTGCCGGTGCTCTGCCTCGCTCAGCTCAACCGGCAGACCGAGGCCTCGCGGGACAACAAGCCGCAGCTCAGCAACCTGCGTGAGTCGGGCGCCATCGAGCAGGACGCGGACGTCGTCATGTTCATCCACCGCGAAGAGTACTACGCCACGAACGACGAGGACCGCGAGCGGGTCCGCGGCGAGGCGGACCTGCTGATCCGCAAGCAGCGTAACGGCCCCGTGGGCGACGTGAAGCTGACCTGGCTGCACGACTTCACCCGCTTCACCAACCGAGCCCCCCAGCAGTACGACGAGTTCTCGGGGGATGGCGGGATGGCTCCGGGGTCCGAAGAGGGCGGGTGGTAG
- the blaI gene encoding Penicillinase repressor, with translation MAKRPGLSKAETRIARALWGLGSATAREVSEALSDEDRRDFSTIQTYLTRLETKGYVTSDLRGRTKVFTAKVKPTQVIRETVDEFVNGLFGGQSFSLMKHLIDEGRVNDKELGELRKLLDQIEADEKPQD, from the coding sequence ATGGCGAAACGCCCCGGACTGTCGAAGGCTGAAACCCGCATCGCGCGGGCCCTCTGGGGGCTCGGCTCGGCGACGGCACGCGAAGTTTCCGAGGCGCTCTCGGACGAAGACCGACGCGACTTTTCGACCATCCAAACCTATCTGACCCGTTTAGAAACCAAGGGCTACGTCACCTCCGACCTGAGGGGGAGGACCAAGGTCTTCACCGCCAAGGTGAAGCCCACCCAGGTCATCCGCGAGACGGTCGACGAGTTCGTCAACGGGCTGTTTGGCGGGCAGTCCTTCTCGCTGATGAAACACCTGATCGACGAAGGACGCGTCAACGATAAGGAACTCGGCGAGCTGCGGAAGCTGCTCGACCAGATCGAAGCCGACGAGAAACCCCAAGACTGA